A window from Salvelinus fontinalis isolate EN_2023a chromosome 8, ASM2944872v1, whole genome shotgun sequence encodes these proteins:
- the si:ch211-71n6.4 gene encoding para-nitrobenzyl esterase, whose amino-acid sequence MNEDVFEVPEGTEYRYLVQGEGEEEVQYVRRRHYVSPFLVLSRRCIFLVCMGVLSLLTLAGYLAYVAQTLPPGSAQVTTDCGEFQGRQRNGAYSFKGLPYAAPPIGERRWAPPAKPRCGNGVGDATRFRSKCLQVQPLSDTGKVIGQESCLFLNVWTPTLSPDAALPVMVWIHGGYLHMLSGGEEGYSPTEELAAQTGMVYVSFNYRLNAFGFLALELLREGSSTNTSGNYGFMDQIAALQWVQRNIKVFGGDPSKVTIFGQSSGGTSVWTLMMSPLAKGLFHAAVDMSGSYKYNASLEKAEADNLLFLNKTGCNDLACLRKLSTTLILRAIPWKEYPSWGADDLMDLPTKDSFVGPVAVVDGHVLPAPPFEMWEKGGLFNDVPFLIGTTEQEIDFFPPYENISMWTWGDYGWFVTDKLSLFSEGLPKEALDLYPSSALCPTPDRCPERAYTTMVSDMRVTCPNNDLAKRAAAALHSPVYRYVVTHTPSRAVISSEGLWSFPSRFSFHGLDSFAFFGGLEKLLGGPLSAQDTAFQKLLTEHLVHFAKEGKMPEQWPEYPAATALLNHTLSVVHDYSAERCQLWEKNGFYPYAWVN is encoded by the exons ATGAATGAGGACGTGTTTGAGGTCCCTGAAGGAACAGAGTACCGTTATCTGGTacaaggggaaggagaggaggaggtgcagTATGTGCGTCGCAGACACTACGTCAGCCCATTTCTGGTCCTGTCCAGACGCTGCATCTTCCTCGTCTGCATGGGGGTGCTATCCCTGCTCACCTTGGCTGGGTACCTGGCCTACGTGGCCCAGACTCTGCCCCCTGGCTCAGCCCAGGTCACTACTGACTGTGGAGAGTTCCAGGGTAGACAG AGGAATGGGGCCTACTCGTTCAAGGGCCTCCCCTACGCTGCTCCCCCCATTGGGGAACGTCGCTGGGCCCCGCCAGCCAAACCCCGGTGTGGAAACGGGGTGGGGGATGCCACCCGCTTCCGCAGCAAGTGTCTCCAGGTGCAGCCGCTCTCAGACACGGGGAAGGTGATTGGCCAGGAGAGCTGCCTCTTCCTGAACGTGTGGACCCCCACCCTGAGCCCCGACGCTGCCCTACCCGTCATGGTCTGGATCCATGGGGGCTACCTTCACATGcttagtggaggagaggagggctacTCGCCCACAGAGGAGCTAGCAGCCCAGACAGGGATGGTCTATGTCAGCTTTAACTACAGGCTCAACGCATTTGGGTTCCTGGCCCTGGAGCTACTGAGGGAGGGCTCCTCCACCAATACCTCTG GAAACTATGGTTTCATGGACCAGATAGCTGCTCTGCAGTGGGTCCAGAGGAACATCAAGGTGTTTGGAGGAGACCCCAGTAAAGTCACCATATTTGGTCAAAGCTCAG gtgggaCGTCGGTGTGGACTCTGATGATGTCTCCGCTGGCAAAGGGTCTGTTTCATGCGGCGGTGGATATGAGCGGCTCCTATAAGTATAACGCATCACTGGAGAAGGCAGAGGCAGACAACCTGCTATTCCTGAACAAGACTGGCTGCAATGACCTGGCCTGCCTCCGGAAGCTCTCCACCACACTGATACTACgg GCCATCCCATGGAAGGAGTACCCGTCGTGGGGGGCAGATGATCTGATGGACCTGCCCACTAAGGACAGCTTCGTGGGTCCCGTAGCAGTGGTGGACGGGCATGTCCTCCCAGCTCCTCCCTTTGAGATGTGGGAGAAAGGAGGACTCTTCAACGATGTTCCATTCCTCATAGGGACCACTGAGCAGGAGATTGACTTTTT CCCACCGTATGAGAATATTTCCATGTGGACATGGGGAGACTACGGGTGGTTTGTGACAG ATAAACTGAGCCTCTTCAGCGAGGGTCTTCCTAAGGAGGCGTTGGATCTGTACCCAAGCTCGGCCCTGTGCCCCACTCCTGACCGCTGCCCAGAGAGGGCCTACACCACCATGGTGTCGGACATGAGGGTCACCTGCCCAAACAACGACCTGGCCAAGAGGGCTGCAG cgGCCCTCCACAGTCCTGTGTATCGGTACGTGGTGACACACACTCCATCTCGTGCCGTCATCTCCTCGGAGGGTCTGTGGTCGTTCCCCAGCCGGTTCTCTTTCCACGGCCTGGACTCTTTCGCCTTCTTCGGGGGTCTAGAGAAGCTGTTGGGGGGACCGCTCTCCGCCCAGGACACTGCCTTCCAGAAGCTCCTCACAGAGCACCTCGTCCACTTCGctaaggagg GTAAGATGCCGGAGCAGTGGCCAGAGTACCCAGCAGCCACTGCTCTCCTGAACCATACCCTCTCTGTGGTCCATGATTACTCTGCTGAGCGCTGCCAACTGTGGGAGAAGAACGGCTTCTACCCCTACGCCTGGGTCAACTGA